In a single window of the Bacteroidales bacterium genome:
- a CDS encoding T9SS type A sorting domain-containing protein, with product MEFHADKPITLHTTFTTSSSITKTAPLDQAHTDFIITSPDHRSNYLFYFTFIALTEDIPSIKVNGINVSNTNFLYLDSKYSYGYTILSNNEVHRITSQGGIVGNILSRYSNYGFICSFGGKIFVMYIDDVLSYEISSTQSYCINTPIEFRAEVLLDEYVDVCWNMGDGTSYVGDTIYHTYTQSGNYTVDMMVRTLSPYLVIDTTYLSANFEITEGLALYVEDTVCKGELYNKYGFSFYPENDTLVIYSGSNQYNCDSIVTVSITVLDAPARYINTRACDSYDFYGQTLTSPGRYTHLVPMNQGCDSIITLDLFLHYSTTTGITRQVCDSYTWYGQTYTESGAYEHTLQTTNGCDSVLTLNLTIHKSSSQTFQEQACGRYYWGGTYLTESGLYTKNLKTQYGCDSVVNLDLTIHPQPINSIDVETCENYIWYGDTYTQSGVYSKVFQTTYGCDSIEYLRLILYDSYSGEIEQTSCGEYNWNGQIYPVSGIYSQGFIDEKGCDSIVTMNLTVHQPQSIIISDYGCDRYFWGTNNYTKSGIYQQVFEDINGCDSIVTLDLTMYNTATDSFTQESCDNYLWNGIEYDRSGQYVQILKTADNCDSTVTMYLTIHNDTDTYLEGIGCNSYDWDGTIYTSSGIYSKSYTDIHNCDSTVYMDISIRNTEIFYDEVSTCESYTWAGQTYTSLGTNLYHQTFIDSHGCDSLVYLTLTLLSKQEIDIEDESCGTYIWNNQVYTQSGIYQQSFKDINGCDSIVTLDLIINNNIFENIFDEACGKYIWNEREYTQSGIYQQTFNTQNGCDSVVILTLTIYQPQIYNIGKVACESYEWYGQTYTKTGIYPKMLTDQHGCDSLVMLHLTIRNNEIHFLYDTACVSYVWNGNVYNNSGIYTQILQDEYGCDSIVSLDLHINPMKAEQFWEEVCGSYTWNYQRYTESGTYRQTFKAQNGCDSIVTLHLTVNPVHDTFEQVHICGNYEWNGEIYTQSGLYIKEFKTQYGCDSIAVLNLFINPGEVYRQNVIDCYQYYWEGELYIQSGIYRKIYQDIYGCDSIRELNLDLRSTEYHMGALYGCGEVVWAGQTYTISDNYTKVFTDIYGCDSIVSLDIYVTPIDSVEITDVGCYVYNWNNVGYTEGGVYTQNLTSKLTGCDSIVTLTLSMNGTPEYSYESGQSCDEYYWDGDIYTQSGEYFKTYEKYNGCDSIVVMNITIHNSYDTHINDSICQGFEYNKHGFSINTEELIGTYTFEHVSSTQSYGCDSITTLNLTITHPETNTASYTHCGNYQWGNQLLEESGIYIQTFTNRFGCDSTVTLNFAILPAYEHTEIYESCGAIEIYGILYTQNGIYTRTFIAQNNCDSIITIELTIYPEIEFYYEDDFGCGQYDWNGIIYTENGVYSQSFKNEHDCDSIVIKTITIYPPEIIYTVENVTFCGEYEWNGIIYTETGLYEQILSNQHGCDSVVRKNLTIYPEYYLHETVQTCVPYFWQGQTYNQSGIYERHYYTQEYDCDSILILNLTISDYVYTPIEAIVCEGEIYNENGFEVSTEGLGGQTYTESQQFVSAYLCDSIVELFLQINPRELVIIQDKICQGEIYDNHGFYIDTENLVGLITEDQVYVNQYFCDSIIRLELQVNPGYSIMREIINCGFYEWNGNIYTESGTYQETFITQSNCDSTEIHNVTIVEEYEVDDLQEVCNEYYWEGDLYIQSGVYTKTLVATNNCDSIVHLVLTILDKHYKDTIAEACYSYTWGGQTYYTSGVYQQTFESQLTGCDSVVTNTITIHKKYMHYFDNVESCGAYYWADKIYTESGEQTEIFQSFYGCDSIVTKNIIIKPIPEINYINGANEIIIKEGNGAKICEYEVSPNNQNYTYEWTIISDGWYIVQNNSPRCTVYVLNTGEAVLKVKAFLNGCESDGREIIITSYYGIDEYEDNSEVKLYPNPVSNELTIELINLESEVKIEIYDNNGKKLHSENINVSDNIYRYKYSVQNLTNGIYMLVVHNKNKQFVRKYVVLK from the coding sequence ATGGAATTTCATGCAGATAAACCTATAACACTTCATACTACTTTTACAACTTCGTCTTCTATAACTAAGACGGCGCCGTTGGATCAAGCACACACTGATTTTATTATCACCAGCCCGGATCATAGATCCAATTATTTGTTTTATTTTACTTTTATTGCACTTACTGAGGATATCCCAAGCATAAAAGTAAATGGAATAAATGTTAGTAATACGAACTTTCTGTATTTAGATTCCAAATACTCTTATGGTTATACAATTTTATCAAACAATGAGGTTCATAGGATTACCAGTCAAGGTGGAATTGTGGGAAATATTTTGTCAAGATATAGTAATTATGGGTTTATTTGCTCTTTCGGAGGTAAAATTTTCGTTATGTATATTGATGATGTGTTGAGTTACGAGATTTCCTCAACACAGTCTTATTGTATAAATACACCGATAGAATTTAGAGCAGAAGTCTTGTTGGATGAATATGTTGATGTTTGCTGGAATATGGGAGACGGTACATCATATGTAGGGGATACTATTTATCATACTTACACTCAAAGCGGAAATTATACAGTAGATATGATGGTACGAACATTAAGTCCGTACCTTGTTATTGATACTACTTATTTGAGTGCAAATTTTGAGATTACCGAAGGACTTGCTTTATATGTTGAAGATACCGTATGTAAAGGCGAATTATATAATAAGTATGGTTTCTCTTTTTATCCTGAAAATGATACTTTAGTAATATATTCCGGTAGTAATCAATATAATTGTGATAGTATTGTAACAGTCTCAATTACCGTATTAGATGCTCCCGCCCGTTATATCAACACCCGTGCTTGCGACAGCTATGATTTTTATGGTCAAACCTTAACTTCTCCCGGACGATATACTCATTTAGTGCCGATGAATCAAGGTTGCGATAGCATTATTACTTTAGATTTATTTTTACATTATTCTACAACCACCGGCATTACACGTCAAGTTTGCGACAGCTATACTTGGTACGGACAAACTTATACGGAATCTGGTGCATATGAACACACTTTGCAAACAACTAACGGTTGTGATAGTGTGTTAACTTTAAATCTGACCATACATAAAAGTTCTTCTCAAACTTTTCAGGAACAAGCTTGCGGGAGATATTATTGGGGAGGTACTTACTTAACCGAGAGCGGCCTCTATACTAAAAACCTAAAAACTCAATATGGTTGTGATAGTGTTGTCAACTTGGATTTGACAATCCATCCTCAGCCGATCAACAGTATAGATGTTGAAACCTGCGAAAATTATATATGGTACGGCGATACTTATACTCAGTCGGGAGTTTATTCAAAAGTTTTTCAGACTACATACGGCTGCGATAGCATAGAATATTTACGCCTTATTCTCTACGATTCCTATTCCGGAGAAATTGAACAAACATCCTGCGGAGAATACAATTGGAACGGGCAAATTTATCCCGTAAGCGGCATCTATTCACAAGGTTTTATTGATGAAAAAGGCTGTGACAGCATTGTTACAATGAATTTAACCGTTCATCAACCACAAAGTATAATAATAAGCGATTACGGCTGCGACAGATATTTTTGGGGAACAAATAATTATACTAAAAGTGGCATTTACCAACAAGTGTTTGAAGATATCAACGGTTGCGACAGCATAGTAACATTAGATCTTACAATGTATAACACAGCAACAGATAGCTTTACTCAAGAGTCTTGCGACAACTATTTATGGAATGGCATAGAATATGACCGCAGTGGGCAATATGTTCAGATTTTAAAAACTGCCGACAATTGCGACAGTACTGTAACAATGTATTTGACAATTCATAATGATACAGACACTTACTTGGAAGGTATTGGTTGCAATAGTTACGATTGGGACGGAACAATCTATACATCAAGCGGAATATATTCTAAGTCATATACGGATATCCACAATTGCGACAGCACTGTTTACATGGATATCAGTATCCGTAATACGGAAATTTTTTATGATGAAGTTTCCACCTGCGAAAGCTATACATGGGCGGGACAAACATACACATCTTTAGGTACGAATTTATATCACCAAACATTTATCGATTCACATGGCTGTGACAGCTTGGTTTATCTGACATTGACACTTTTAAGTAAACAGGAAATTGATATCGAAGATGAAAGTTGTGGTACCTACATTTGGAACAATCAAGTTTATACCCAAAGCGGAATTTACCAACAAAGTTTTAAAGATATAAATGGTTGCGACAGTATTGTAACATTAGACTTGATAATTAACAATAATATATTTGAGAACATATTTGATGAGGCTTGTGGGAAATATATCTGGAACGAAAGAGAATATACCCAAAGTGGTATATATCAGCAAACATTTAATACCCAAAATGGTTGTGACAGTGTTGTCATTTTAACACTTACTATTTACCAACCTCAAATATATAATATTGGCAAAGTTGCTTGTGAAAGCTATGAGTGGTACGGCCAAACCTACACTAAAACCGGTATTTATCCGAAAATGTTAACAGACCAACACGGTTGCGATAGTCTGGTAATGCTTCATCTGACAATCAGGAATAACGAAATCCATTTCTTATATGATACTGCATGTGTGTCCTATGTTTGGAATGGCAATGTGTACAACAATAGTGGGATTTATACTCAAATTTTACAGGATGAATACGGCTGCGACAGTATTGTGTCGCTGGACTTACATATCAATCCGATGAAAGCCGAACAGTTCTGGGAAGAAGTCTGCGGCAGCTACACATGGAATTATCAAAGATATACCGAAAGCGGTACTTACAGGCAAACATTTAAAGCACAAAACGGCTGTGACAGTATTGTGACTTTACATTTAACGGTTAACCCGGTTCATGATACATTTGAACAAGTTCACATATGCGGCAATTATGAATGGAACGGCGAAATTTATACTCAAAGCGGATTATATATCAAAGAGTTCAAAACTCAATACGGTTGTGACAGTATTGCGGTCTTGAATTTATTTATAAATCCGGGTGAAGTCTACAGACAAAATGTTATAGATTGCTATCAATATTATTGGGAAGGCGAACTTTACATCCAAAGCGGTATCTACAGGAAGATTTATCAGGATATTTACGGTTGTGATAGCATCAGGGAATTAAACTTGGATTTAAGGAGTACTGAATATCATATGGGCGCACTTTATGGTTGTGGGGAAGTAGTTTGGGCTGGACAGACTTACACAATTAGTGATAACTACACCAAAGTTTTCACCGATATTTACGGTTGTGACAGTATTGTTAGTTTGGATATATATGTAACTCCTATAGACAGTGTTGAAATCACTGATGTAGGTTGTTATGTTTACAATTGGAATAATGTTGGATATACCGAAGGTGGAGTTTATACTCAAAATCTAACAAGTAAACTTACGGGTTGTGATAGTATCGTTACATTAACACTAAGTATGAACGGTACTCCCGAATATAGTTACGAGAGCGGTCAATCTTGTGATGAATATTATTGGGATGGAGATATTTATACTCAAAGTGGTGAATATTTTAAAACTTACGAAAAATATAATGGTTGTGACAGTATTGTTGTGATGAATATTACCATTCACAACAGTTATGACACACATATCAACGACAGTATTTGTCAAGGTTTTGAGTATAACAAACATGGATTTTCAATCAACACGGAAGAACTAATCGGCACTTATACTTTTGAACACGTTTCCTCCACCCAATCTTACGGTTGCGATAGTATTACAACTTTAAACCTTACTATTACACATCCTGAAACAAACACAGCGAGCTATACTCATTGCGGCAATTATCAGTGGGGTAATCAACTTTTAGAGGAAAGCGGTATTTACATTCAAACCTTCACAAATAGATTCGGCTGTGACAGCACAGTAACATTAAATTTTGCAATACTTCCTGCCTACGAACATACCGAAATTTACGAAAGTTGTGGCGCCATTGAAATATATGGTATTTTATACACTCAGAACGGTATTTACACAAGGACATTTATAGCGCAGAATAATTGTGACAGCATAATAACAATCGAGTTAACGATTTATCCGGAAATAGAATTCTACTATGAAGATGATTTCGGTTGCGGTCAGTATGATTGGAACGGTATAATTTACACAGAGAATGGTGTGTACTCTCAAAGTTTTAAAAACGAGCATGATTGTGACAGTATTGTAATAAAGACAATCACGATTTATCCCCCTGAGATAATTTATACGGTAGAAAATGTAACATTTTGTGGGGAGTATGAATGGAACGGTATAATTTATACAGAAACCGGATTATATGAACAAATACTTTCGAATCAACATGGGTGCGATAGCGTTGTAAGGAAAAATCTTACGATTTATCCGGAATATTACTTACACGAAACAGTTCAAACTTGTGTTCCATACTTCTGGCAAGGACAAACTTATAATCAGAGTGGAATTTACGAAAGACATTACTATACTCAAGAATACGATTGCGACAGTATTTTAATATTGAATTTAACAATCTCCGATTATGTTTATACTCCGATAGAAGCTATAGTCTGCGAAGGTGAGATATACAATGAAAATGGATTTGAAGTAAGTACGGAAGGTTTGGGCGGGCAAACATATACTGAGAGTCAGCAGTTTGTAAGTGCCTATCTCTGTGACAGTATTGTTGAATTGTTTTTGCAAATAAATCCGCGAGAATTAGTAATTATTCAAGATAAAATATGCCAAGGCGAGATATACGATAATCATGGTTTTTACATTGATACTGAAAATTTAGTAGGACTAATAACAGAAGACCAGGTTTATGTAAATCAATATTTTTGTGACAGCATTATACGGTTGGAATTGCAGGTTAATCCGGGATACAGCATTATGAGAGAGATAATAAATTGCGGATTTTATGAATGGAACGGCAATATTTATACTGAGAGTGGTACCTACCAAGAAACTTTCATTACACAAAGCAATTGCGACAGTACTGAGATTCATAATGTAACAATAGTAGAAGAATATGAAGTTGATGACCTGCAGGAAGTTTGCAATGAGTATTATTGGGAAGGCGATCTTTACATCCAAAGCGGTGTTTATACAAAGACGTTAGTTGCAACAAATAATTGCGATAGTATCGTACATTTAGTATTAACAATTTTGGATAAACATTACAAAGATACAATTGCTGAAGCCTGTTACAGTTATACTTGGGGTGGTCAGACATATTACACCAGCGGTGTTTATCAACAAACTTTTGAGAGTCAACTAACAGGTTGTGATAGTGTTGTAACGAACACAATCACAATTCATAAGAAATATATGCATTATTTTGACAATGTTGAAAGTTGTGGTGCCTATTATTGGGCAGATAAAATTTATACCGAAAGCGGCGAACAAACGGAAATTTTTCAAAGCTTTTATGGATGTGATAGTATTGTAACAAAGAATATTATCATAAAACCGATTCCGGAAATTAATTACATTAACGGCGCCAATGAAATAATAATAAAAGAGGGCAACGGGGCAAAAATTTGTGAATATGAGGTTTCTCCGAACAATCAAAATTACACTTATGAATGGACTATCATCAGCGATGGTTGGTATATAGTTCAAAATAATTCTCCGAGATGTACGGTTTATGTTTTAAATACCGGAGAAGCGGTATTAAAAGTCAAAGCTTTTCTCAACGGATGTGAAAGTGATGGGCGAGAGATTATTATTACAAGTTATTATGGTATTGATGAATATGAAGATAATTCAGAAGTCAAATTATATCCGAATCCGGTAAGTAATGAATTGACGATAGAATTGATAAACTTAGAAAGTGAAGTCAAGATTGAGATTTATGATAATAACGGCAAAAAACTTCATTCGGAGAATATCAATGTTTCGGATAATATTTATCGCTACAAGTATTCTGTACAAAATCTGACAAATGGAATATATATGCTTGTTGTACATAATAAGAATAAGCAATTTGTGAGAAAGTACGTCGTCCTGAAATAG